A region from the Natronomonas salsuginis genome encodes:
- a CDS encoding METTL5 family protein, producing the protein MTEGTPGATRRRLAQELAVVAGFEDPRAPLEQYHTPPDLAAHIVHVADLQGDVEGQTVLDLGCGTGMLALGAALRGPERAVGMDIDPAPLSTARENERRVGAMTDVSWVRGDVTAVPLAPNGPATVLMNPPFGAQSGNEGADRAFLQTAAEISSVSYSVHNAGSESFIEAFAGDNGGTVTHAFAAEFELPKQFDHHTSASRSIDTEVYRIEWV; encoded by the coding sequence ATGACAGAGGGGACGCCCGGCGCGACACGACGACGATTGGCCCAGGAGTTGGCGGTCGTCGCGGGCTTCGAAGACCCGCGCGCGCCGCTCGAACAGTACCACACGCCGCCCGATCTGGCTGCCCACATCGTCCACGTGGCTGACCTGCAGGGCGATGTGGAGGGCCAGACAGTCCTCGATCTAGGGTGTGGAACGGGAATGCTCGCGCTCGGCGCGGCGCTTCGGGGGCCCGAACGGGCCGTCGGAATGGATATCGATCCCGCACCGCTCTCGACGGCGCGCGAGAACGAACGCCGAGTCGGCGCGATGACGGACGTCTCGTGGGTTCGTGGCGACGTGACCGCGGTTCCGCTCGCCCCCAACGGGCCGGCGACCGTCCTGATGAACCCGCCGTTCGGCGCACAGTCCGGCAACGAGGGGGCCGATCGAGCCTTTCTGCAGACGGCCGCCGAGATATCGAGCGTCTCGTACTCCGTTCACAACGCCGGCAGCGAATCGTTCATCGAGGCCTTCGCCGGCGACAACGGCGGCACCGTGACGCACGCGTTCGCCGCCGAGTTCGAGCTGCCGAAACAGTTCGATCACCACACGTCCGCCTCCCGATCGATCGACACCGAAGTGTACCGGATCGAGTGGGTGTAG
- a CDS encoding C2H2-type zinc finger protein, with the protein MNCPRCESELDRYTLGGREAVGCGSCGYVGVPVEHRGERRSLESWDEAIDRYADAAASGSVTIETIGGEPALELILDDEPGAGASPEPTVVRVARPDPALAAAFEAADGSDERFVCDICDAEFDTQRGLYGHLAIHSGEKDGDS; encoded by the coding sequence ATGAACTGTCCCCGCTGTGAGAGCGAGCTCGACAGATACACCCTCGGGGGTCGCGAGGCCGTCGGCTGCGGAAGCTGCGGCTACGTCGGCGTACCGGTCGAACACCGCGGCGAACGGCGATCGCTCGAATCGTGGGACGAGGCGATCGATCGGTACGCCGACGCCGCCGCGTCCGGATCGGTGACGATCGAGACGATCGGCGGCGAGCCAGCGCTCGAACTCATTCTCGACGACGAGCCGGGCGCTGGCGCCTCACCGGAACCGACCGTCGTCCGCGTCGCTCGACCCGACCCGGCTCTCGCGGCGGCGTTCGAGGCGGCGGACGGGTCGGACGAGCGGTTCGTCTGTGATATCTGCGATGCGGAGTTCGACACACAACGCGGCCTCTACGGTCACCTCGCGATCCATTCGGGTGAAAAAGACGGCGATTCCTGA
- a CDS encoding DUF7139 domain-containing protein: MASADTADRDRLVELYRTYIGEPDRRTDVYLGFTLFFGGLGLGLLGLFLFVLERAVLDGLVFWIREIAFAIGALGLPLILVAVVVLLPADRRALYIAVGGFAVVVISVGFFVTVYPSNWNYGTPDYSLHGVTVYAVGLISTLAATGSALVGYHVERVEGGPATAEGETGTAGGTAGSTGTDDPAATAAKVQQDIDEAMSETEVNWGGVEKVETERLRITPDENLDGESLNQESAKVHRSAGIDDQLSALRGMKGGEQRTDSGSGVDEQAAALQELREQKRREAEAEDSGLVDQVKSYFGK; encoded by the coding sequence ATGGCTTCCGCCGACACGGCCGACAGGGATCGACTCGTCGAGCTGTACCGGACCTACATCGGGGAACCGGACCGCCGAACGGATGTGTATCTCGGGTTTACACTCTTCTTCGGCGGGCTCGGGCTCGGGCTCCTCGGTCTGTTCCTGTTCGTCCTCGAACGCGCCGTCCTCGATGGGCTGGTCTTTTGGATCAGAGAGATCGCCTTTGCGATCGGCGCGCTCGGCCTCCCGCTCATCTTGGTCGCGGTCGTCGTGTTGCTTCCGGCCGACCGCCGCGCGCTGTACATCGCGGTTGGCGGGTTCGCAGTGGTCGTCATCTCCGTCGGCTTCTTCGTCACGGTGTATCCGTCCAACTGGAACTACGGCACGCCGGATTACAGTCTCCACGGCGTGACGGTCTACGCCGTCGGCCTGATCAGCACGCTCGCCGCGACCGGTTCGGCACTGGTCGGCTACCATGTCGAACGCGTCGAAGGCGGCCCCGCGACCGCCGAGGGGGAAACCGGTACGGCCGGCGGAACTGCGGGGTCGACCGGCACCGACGATCCGGCGGCCACGGCAGCGAAGGTACAGCAGGACATCGACGAGGCCATGTCCGAGACCGAGGTCAATTGGGGCGGCGTCGAGAAGGTCGAGACGGAACGGCTTCGGATCACGCCCGACGAGAACCTCGACGGCGAGTCACTGAACCAAGAGTCGGCGAAGGTCCACCGGTCGGCGGGCATCGACGACCAGCTCTCGGCGCTTCGGGGGATGAAGGGAGGCGAACAGCGGACCGACAGCGGCAGCGGGGTCGACGAGCAGGCGGCGGCGTTACAGGAGCTTCGAGAGCAGAAGCGACGGGAGGCCGAGGCCGAGGATTCGGGGCTGGTCGATCAGGTGAAGTCGTACTTCGGCAAGTAG
- the dph2 gene encoding diphthamide biosynthesis enzyme Dph2 — translation MSHESDVERTPGDLRNTGMALKHERTWDYELDRIVEAVEERDATKVGLQFPEGLKRRAGRVADDLRTLLPDDTNVLISGQPCYGACDLDTYMMRRTDVFVHFGHSPMKESDKIIYVPLFSNVDVTPIMEKSLETLASPGEDDTVGLVTTAQHMNKFDEMKSWLTDRGYTVETRRGDERLTHEGQVLGCNYASADVDADQILYVGGGKFHPLGLAMEHPDKTVIIADPVNNVVTIADTEKFLKQRYGAVHRAMDAEEWGVVFCTKIGQGRWDVAEEIVEDNENAYLLTMDEVTPDRLTNFGFDAYVNTGCPRITTDDGPQFKQPMLTPGEYKIAIGEEPLDSLEFDTFHGTW, via the coding sequence ATGAGCCACGAATCGGACGTCGAACGAACACCGGGCGACCTCCGTAATACGGGGATGGCGCTCAAACACGAGCGCACGTGGGATTACGAACTCGACCGGATCGTCGAGGCGGTCGAAGAGCGCGACGCGACGAAGGTCGGCTTACAGTTTCCCGAGGGACTGAAACGCCGCGCCGGCCGGGTCGCGGACGATCTCCGGACGCTGTTGCCCGACGACACGAATGTCCTCATTTCGGGACAGCCCTGTTACGGCGCGTGCGACCTCGATACGTACATGATGCGGCGGACTGACGTGTTCGTTCACTTTGGACACTCGCCGATGAAGGAATCGGACAAGATCATTTACGTCCCCCTGTTCTCGAACGTCGACGTGACGCCGATCATGGAGAAATCGCTGGAGACGCTCGCCTCGCCCGGCGAGGACGACACCGTGGGGCTCGTGACGACGGCTCAACACATGAACAAGTTCGACGAGATGAAGTCGTGGCTCACAGACCGCGGCTACACCGTCGAGACGCGCCGCGGCGACGAGCGGCTGACCCACGAGGGGCAGGTGCTCGGCTGCAACTACGCGTCGGCGGACGTCGACGCCGACCAGATCCTCTACGTCGGCGGCGGGAAGTTCCACCCGCTGGGGCTGGCGATGGAACACCCCGACAAGACGGTGATCATCGCCGACCCCGTGAACAACGTTGTCACGATCGCCGACACGGAGAAGTTCCTGAAACAGCGCTACGGGGCGGTGCACCGCGCGATGGACGCCGAGGAGTGGGGCGTCGTCTTCTGTACGAAGATCGGCCAGGGCCGGTGGGACGTCGCCGAGGAGATCGTCGAGGACAACGAGAACGCCTACCTCCTGACGATGGACGAGGTCACCCCGGACCGGCTGACGAACTTCGGCTTCGACGCCTACGTGAACACCGGCTGTCCCCGGATCACAACCGACGACGGGCCGCAGTTCAAACAGCCGATGCTGACCCCCGGCGAGTACAAGATCGCGATCGGCGAGGAGCCACTCGACAGTCTGGAGTTCGACACGTTCCACGGCACGTGGTAG
- a CDS encoding YlbF family regulator translates to MSVEMTPEAQATELAEELGEAITELPAYEAFVEAKAAIQADPELQREMASFEQLREEFLMARETGTASNEDLRELQAAQEELHDNPTMNAYLRAKSDIELRLQEIDHIISEPLDVEFGQTAGGCCQD, encoded by the coding sequence ATGAGCGTCGAGATGACTCCCGAAGCACAGGCGACGGAACTCGCCGAGGAACTGGGCGAGGCGATCACCGAACTCCCCGCTTACGAGGCGTTCGTCGAGGCAAAGGCGGCGATCCAGGCCGACCCCGAACTCCAACGCGAGATGGCGTCGTTTGAGCAGCTACGCGAGGAGTTCCTGATGGCCCGAGAGACCGGCACCGCGTCGAACGAGGATCTACGCGAGCTGCAAGCCGCCCAGGAGGAACTGCACGACAATCCCACGATGAACGCGTATCTCCGCGCGAAATCGGACATCGAACTCCGACTCCAGGAGATCGATCATATCATCTCCGAACCGCTCGACGTCGAGTTCGGGCAGACCGCAGGCGGCTGCTGTCAAGACTGA
- a CDS encoding PAS domain S-box protein, translating into MAAVPTDDRLFRAMFEGTLDALLLADDDGTYIEANEAAGELLGCSSDELVGQSIADFLSADVDFEAAWNAFLEKGHARGQLEIRRPDGTVRTVEFAASAVILPGIHLSALRDVTDRETDRLELRRKTDMLTKVFETSPVGIVVVEADGQIVDANQRAETVLGLTRAEITDRTYDDDRWRLLSEDGTTLRTPELPVSTAIERGEPVFDAELGIETPIGDTVWLSVNAAPIHDVDGAVDRIVAVVSDVTDRREYRRLLEQQNERLEEYSATVSHDLRSPLSIASGWLDVAIEEESTESLDKVRDALDRMGNLITDLRALGRYGQTVDDMVELELRALAEAAWANVETTDATLEIDGGLGAINGDESRILQLFENLFRNAVDHAGPNVTVRLGALGDGFYVEDDGPGIPAANREEVFDFGYSTLERGTGIGLAIVEAVADAHGWEFDLTDADPHGARFEFRPRWHPDRDG; encoded by the coding sequence ATGGCCGCAGTGCCGACCGACGACCGGCTGTTCCGTGCGATGTTCGAGGGGACGCTCGACGCACTCCTGTTGGCGGACGACGACGGAACCTACATCGAAGCGAACGAAGCCGCAGGCGAGCTGCTCGGGTGTTCGAGCGACGAACTCGTCGGGCAGTCGATCGCGGACTTCCTCTCCGCCGACGTCGATTTCGAGGCGGCGTGGAACGCGTTTCTCGAGAAGGGCCACGCCCGCGGTCAACTCGAGATTCGCCGCCCGGACGGCACCGTTCGAACCGTCGAGTTCGCCGCGAGCGCCGTCATCCTGCCGGGGATCCACCTCTCGGCGCTCAGGGACGTAACCGACCGGGAGACCGACCGGCTCGAACTCCGCCGCAAAACGGATATGTTGACCAAGGTGTTCGAAACGAGCCCCGTCGGTATCGTCGTCGTCGAGGCGGACGGGCAGATCGTGGACGCGAACCAGCGCGCCGAAACCGTTCTCGGACTCACCCGAGCGGAGATAACCGACCGGACGTACGACGACGACCGCTGGAGGCTGCTCAGTGAGGACGGAACGACTCTTCGGACGCCCGAACTCCCCGTATCCACCGCCATCGAACGCGGCGAGCCGGTCTTCGATGCCGAACTCGGTATCGAGACGCCGATCGGGGACACCGTCTGGCTCTCGGTCAACGCCGCGCCGATACACGACGTCGATGGGGCGGTCGATCGGATCGTCGCCGTCGTGTCCGACGTCACCGATCGCCGCGAGTACCGACGGCTGCTCGAACAGCAAAACGAGCGGCTCGAGGAGTACTCCGCGACGGTGAGCCACGATCTCCGCAGTCCGCTGTCGATCGCGTCCGGCTGGCTTGACGTCGCGATCGAGGAGGAGTCGACCGAGTCGCTGGACAAGGTTCGCGACGCGCTCGACCGGATGGGGAACCTCATCACCGATCTCCGGGCGCTCGGCCGATACGGTCAGACCGTCGACGACATGGTCGAGTTGGAGCTTCGGGCGCTCGCCGAGGCCGCGTGGGCGAACGTCGAGACGACCGATGCGACCCTCGAGATCGATGGCGGGCTCGGCGCGATCAACGGCGACGAGAGCCGCATCCTCCAACTGTTCGAGAACCTGTTTCGGAACGCCGTCGACCACGCGGGACCGAACGTGACCGTCCGCCTCGGCGCGCTCGGCGACGGCTTCTACGTCGAGGACGACGGTCCCGGAATCCCGGCGGCCAACCGCGAGGAAGTCTTCGACTTCGGCTACTCGACGCTCGAGCGCGGCACCGGGATCGGCCTGGCGATCGTCGAGGCGGTTGCCGACGCGCACGGCTGGGAATTTGATCTCACCGACGCCGACCCGCACGGCGCTCGGTTCGAGTTCCGCCCTCGATGGCATCCCGATCGCGACGGGTGA
- a CDS encoding MBL fold metallo-hydrolase: MSVHSDWGDWLPTAVAEADPDGLDLWYLGCNGFALKTSDETTVFIDPYLGIGDPPRTVRMIPIPFAPEDVRSADALLATHEHTDHTHGPSQAPILTGTDAEFFGPSASAEIARAWTNEYGVDADGISEIAEGDTLEIGSLTVHVEPAHDPDADHPVSYVVEHDSGTFFHGGDARPSEAFEDIGSRYDIDLAVVAFGSSGMIPDKQTREPTYTKWYADENMAAEAANQLRTDRLLPTHWDMWKGLTADPSALRDHVRGFEHPRTLEVLEIGDRTSV, encoded by the coding sequence ATGAGCGTACACTCCGATTGGGGCGATTGGCTCCCGACCGCGGTCGCCGAGGCCGACCCCGACGGCCTCGATCTGTGGTATCTGGGCTGCAACGGCTTCGCGTTGAAGACGTCGGACGAGACCACAGTCTTCATCGACCCGTACCTCGGAATCGGCGATCCGCCGCGGACCGTTCGGATGATTCCGATCCCCTTCGCGCCCGAAGACGTGCGTTCGGCCGACGCTCTCTTGGCCACGCACGAGCACACCGACCACACGCACGGTCCCTCTCAGGCTCCGATTCTCACCGGAACGGATGCGGAGTTCTTCGGTCCCTCCGCCTCGGCCGAGATCGCTCGGGCGTGGACGAACGAGTACGGCGTCGACGCGGACGGAATCTCCGAGATCGCGGAGGGAGATACCCTCGAAATCGGCTCGCTGACGGTCCACGTCGAACCGGCGCACGATCCCGACGCCGACCATCCGGTCTCCTACGTCGTCGAGCACGATTCGGGGACGTTCTTCCACGGCGGCGACGCCCGCCCGAGCGAAGCGTTCGAGGATATCGGCTCGCGGTACGATATCGACCTCGCGGTCGTGGCGTTCGGCTCTTCGGGGATGATTCCCGACAAGCAGACTCGGGAACCGACGTACACCAAGTGGTACGCCGACGAGAACATGGCGGCCGAAGCGGCGAATCAGCTCCGGACCGATCGGCTGCTCCCGACGCACTGGGACATGTGGAAGGGGCTCACGGCGGACCCATCCGCGCTCCGGGACCACGTCCGTGGCTTCGAGCATCCGCGGACACTCGAAGTGCTCGAAATCGGCGATCGAACGTCGGTGTAA